The following nucleotide sequence is from Bdellovibrio sp. ArHS.
ATGGACAACATTTGCCCGGCCTTCATCAAACTTCCTTTGAGTTCGCCGAGTTCAGAACTTATTAAGGAGGCTTGATTCTGTAAAAGCTTTTTCCAATTCTCTTCTTTATCCTCTTTCGATTTTAAGGCAGATGTGACACCATGTTGGGCTAAGGACGCGCCAGCTTGAATGGTGAGCTTGGCTAAGGACAAACTACGGGAAAACATCGAAGACTTAATCTTATCGAGATTCTTAGTTTGTTTTTTGTCAGACTTTTTGTCGTCCATGGAATCAAAATTTACCTTAACTTACGGAAATATTAAACTTTTATTATGGCAAATGTGACAATCTTCTGGTTCCGCCGTGACTTACGACTTCAGGATAACGCGGGACTTTATGCGGCCCTTAAAGAGAAGGGGCATGTTCTTCCACTGTTTATCTTCGACACCGAGATCTTGGACAAAATCGAAGACCGCCGTGACGCGCGTGTGACTTTTATTCATCAAACTGTGATGAATCTTAAAAAAGAGCTGAATCACCTCGGTTCAGATCTTTTAGTGCGTCATGGAAAACCCTTAGACATCTTGAGAAAACTTATACAAGAAAAGGATGTACGGGCCATCTATACAAATCATGACTATGAGCCCTACGCACGTGAAAGAGACGAAAAAGTGTCCCAATGGGCCGCGCAGCAGAAGATCGAATTCAAGACTTTTAAAGATCAGACATTGTTTGAAAAAGATGAGATTCTTACCGACAGTGGCAAACCTTACACTGTTTTTACGCCTTACAAAAGAAAAGTGCTTTCGAAGTTGAATGCCTTTTACTTGCAGTCTTATCCTAATAGTCAATATGAAGGTGCTTTTGCGAAAACCGCAATGATCGAGGACATGCTTTCCTTAGAAAATTTGGGATTTGAACGGAAGGAACAAGATTTTCCGTCGGCAAAGGTGTCTACGAAAGTCATCCAACAGTATGCAAATACCCGAGACTTTCCTGCGTTGGAACATGGGACCAGTCATCTGGGGCTGCATCTGCGATTTGGCACGGTCAGTATTCGCGAGTTGGCGCGCGAAGCCCGAAAGCATTCCGAGGTGTGGTTGAGCGAACTTATCTGGCGGGATTTTTTTATGCAGATCCTGTGGCACTATCCGCTGGTGGAAAAACAAAGTTTCCGGCCGGAGTATGATCGCATCCTTTGGCGTAAATCCAAGGCCGACTTTACCCGTTGGTGTGAAGGAAAAACAGGTTATCCCTTGGTGGATGCTGGAATGCGGGAATTGAATGCCACTGGCTATATGCACAACCGAGTGCGAATGGTGACCGCCAGCTTTCTGTGTAAGCATCTTTTAATTTATTGGTACGAAGGTGAAAGATATTTCGCCAAAAAACTTCTGGATTATGATTTGGCCGCAAACAACGGAAACTGGCAGTGGGCCGCCGGCACGGGTTGCGATGCGGCTCCTTACTTTCGAATCTTTAATCCGGAAGCGCAAGCAAAGAAGTTTGATCCTGACGGGGAATATATTAAGAAATGGGTGCCAGAGATTGGGACGAGTGCTTATCCTGAACCCATGATTGATCACGCGGAAGCGCGAGGTCGTTGTCTGCAGGCTTATGCAAAAGCTCTTAGAAAGTAGGACGTAATGAGAATTTTAATAACAGGAGCCACAGGGCTTATCGGGAAAGAACTTGGAAAAGTCCTGGCGCAGAAGGGACACGAGATCGTCGTGATCAGCCGCAGTCTGGCCAAAGCGCGCGAGACGTTGCCGTTTCCATGCGAAGTTGTGGTGGGTGACTTGA
It contains:
- a CDS encoding deoxyribodipyrimidine photo-lyase, translating into MANVTIFWFRRDLRLQDNAGLYAALKEKGHVLPLFIFDTEILDKIEDRRDARVTFIHQTVMNLKKELNHLGSDLLVRHGKPLDILRKLIQEKDVRAIYTNHDYEPYARERDEKVSQWAAQQKIEFKTFKDQTLFEKDEILTDSGKPYTVFTPYKRKVLSKLNAFYLQSYPNSQYEGAFAKTAMIEDMLSLENLGFERKEQDFPSAKVSTKVIQQYANTRDFPALEHGTSHLGLHLRFGTVSIRELAREARKHSEVWLSELIWRDFFMQILWHYPLVEKQSFRPEYDRILWRKSKADFTRWCEGKTGYPLVDAGMRELNATGYMHNRVRMVTASFLCKHLLIYWYEGERYFAKKLLDYDLAANNGNWQWAAGTGCDAAPYFRIFNPEAQAKKFDPDGEYIKKWVPEIGTSAYPEPMIDHAEARGRCLQAYAKALRK